AAAGTCATCTGCACGTTCGCCACATCCTCGTGGGGCGAGAAGACGCTCACCCCTTGGGCGGCGAGGTGGGCAATGGGCTCGGCCACGAGGCCCAGGACGATATCGATGTCGTGGATCATGAGGTCGAGCACCACCCCATCGTCCTCGACCCGGGGCTGGAAGGGCCCCAGGCGGCGAGCCTCGATGAGAATGGGTTTCTCGACGATCTTCTTCAGCTCTTGGACGGCGCCGTTGAAGCGCTCCACATGGCCTATGTGGAGGACGACTTCATGCTCCGCCGCTAAGGCGAAGAGCTCGTGGGCCTGCTCCAGGTCTTTCGTAATCGGCTTCTCTAAAAGGACGTGAATGCCGTTTCGAAGGAACTCCTTGGCAACGGAGTGGTGGAGACTGGTCGGCACCGCGATGGAGACCAGGTCCACCCGACCGAAGATTTCCCGGTAGTCGGTATAGGGGGTGGTGTTGTACTGTGCGGCCAGGCCCCGGACGAGCTCCTCGTTGGTGTCGACTATGCCAGCAAGCTCCACGTCGGGGAACTCCGAGTAGATGGCCACGTGGTAGCGGCCCATGTGGCCGGTGCCGACAACTCCCGCACGGACTGCGGTCATTCCTCCTCCCCCCCTTTGTGCTCAACGCCGGGGACGATACCCCGTTCGCTGGCCTCGACGAATGCCACTAGATGGTCTACGGCGTCATGGGGCGTGAGCTCGGCCCTGATGGCCTCAAGGGCCTGGGTCGTATTGAGGCCGCTTCGGTACATGAGCCTGAAGGCCCGCTTGAGTTTGTCTCGAGTCTCTCCGGCCACCCCTGCCCGGCGCAGCCCCACCACGTTGAGGGCTCTGGCGCGGCACGGATTGCCCTCGGCAATGAAGTAAGGCGGCACGTCCTTGACGGTCCGTGAGGTGCCCCCTACCATGGCGAGCTGGCCCACCCGGACGAATTG
This Nitrospinota bacterium DNA region includes the following protein-coding sequences:
- a CDS encoding Gfo/Idh/MocA family oxidoreductase — translated: MTAVRAGVVGTGHMGRYHVAIYSEFPDVELAGIVDTNEELVRGLAAQYNTTPYTDYREIFGRVDLVSIAVPTSLHHSVAKEFLRNGIHVLLEKPITKDLEQAHELFALAAEHEVVLHIGHVERFNGAVQELKKIVEKPILIEARRLGPFQPRVEDDGVVLDLMIHDIDIVLGLVAEPIAHLAAQGVSVFSPHEDVANVQMTFEGGCVATLTASRATHNKVRTMAVTQQDAYVFLDFTDQDIHIHRQASTEHLLTREQLRYKQESLIERVFVYKDNPLKSEILHLIECALDGAKRAVSVEDELKSLTVALEVLELIHANRRAHRSVVESSGQ
- the lpxA gene encoding acyl-ACP--UDP-N-acetylglucosamine O-acyltransferase, with the translated sequence LDYMEKPSGMSIGDGTVIREYVTVHRSIEEGGETLVGRGCFLMALVHVAHDCQIGDGVILTSFVALGGHVIMGDRVVVGGHSAFHQFVRVGQLAMVGGTSRTVKDVPPYFIAEGNPCRARALNVVGLRRAGVAGETRDKLKRAFRLMYRSGLNTTQALEAIRAELTPHDAVDHLVAFVEASERGIVPGVEHKGGEEE